One window of the Trifolium pratense cultivar HEN17-A07 linkage group LG2, ARS_RC_1.1, whole genome shotgun sequence genome contains the following:
- the LOC123910213 gene encoding PLASTID TRANSCRIPTIONALLY ACTIVE protein 6, chloroplastic, with translation MKAMSISTTSFLFLSPPPPLPPLSRLSQPSFLPTFKPKPLFLRSPSTSSRRNPFLTRADDGDDVDFAGPDEYEMEDDEIEEVDNKKDFDIEYERAGDDDISAVQSMNFVSTQGWDPDSLVDYRINEDEFHKISLLDCDFFIRKPPDPDNDVYDFREMYVTPPDTDVYSIPKVLAPMPQKYIRCAQSDFGCDNVTEPPVEARRDPLYKYEREIEKVFLTKHYKNRRLGDPEFVLDFEEIYVIDSKTKSITRAKVLVTAPGGRSRDRKSDLLVIADKANSFKIIHVSEKDDPTAVIERRDWARTREEMERHLSKLRDFSNSNWF, from the exons ATGAAAGCTATGTCCATTTCTACTACATCATTCCTCTTCctctcaccaccaccaccactaccTCCTCTTTCCAGACTTTCACAACCCTCTTTCCTCCCTACTTTCAAACCCAAACCTCTCTTCCTCCGGTCCCCATCTACCTCCTCTAGACGCAACCCATTCTTAACCCGCGCCGACGACGGTGACGACGTCGACTTCGCCGGCCCCGACGAATATGAAATGGAAGACGACGAAATCGAAGAGGTTGACAACAAGAAGGATTTCGACATTGAGTACGAGCGCGCCGGAGACGACGATATTTCGGCGGTGCAGAGTATgaactttgtttctacacaggGTTGGGACCCTGATAGTCTCGTTGATTATAGAATTAACGAAGATGAGTTTCATAAGATTAGTTTGTTAGATTGTGATTTCTTCATACGAAAACCTCCTGATCCTGATAATGATGTTTATGATTTCAGAGAG ATGTATGTTACTCCTCCTGATACAGATGTTTATTCAATCCCTAAGGTGCTTGCACCAATGCCTCAGAAG TACATTAGATGTGCGCAAAGTGATTTTGGATGCGACAATGTTACAGAGCCACCTGTTGAAGCACGCCGAGATCCTCTGTATAAATATGAGAGGGAAATTGAGAAG GTATTCTTGACAAAACACTACAAAAATCGGAGGCTAGGAGATCCTGAGTTTGTCTTGGATTTTGAGGAGATTTATGTTATTGACTCCAAAACTAAGTCGATCACCAGAGCCAAAGTTCTG GTAACAGCTCCTGGAGGGAGAAGTAGAGATAGAAAGAGCGACTTGCTTGTTATAGCTGATAAGGCGAACTCCTTCAAAATAATACACGTG AGTGAGAAAGATGATCCAACAGCTGTCATAGAAAGACGAGACTGGGCCCGAACCAGAGAAGAAATGGAAAGGCATCTTAGCAAGCTAAGAGACTTCAGCAATTCAAATTGGTTTTGA